Proteins co-encoded in one Ornithorhynchus anatinus isolate Pmale09 chromosome 14, mOrnAna1.pri.v4, whole genome shotgun sequence genomic window:
- the PVALB gene encoding parvalbumin alpha isoform X2: MAMTDLLSADDIKKAVGAFSAAESFNHKKFFELVGLKKKSKDEVQKVFHILDKDKSGFIEEDELKFVLKGFIEDGRDLSDKETKTLLAAGDKDGDGKIGVEGWGKETTG; this comes from the exons ATGGCTATGACAGACTTGCTCAGCGCCGATGACATCAAGAAGGCTGTGGGGGCCTTTTCAG CCGCCGAATCCTTCAATCACAAGAAGTTTTTCGAGCTGGTGGGATTGAAGAAAAAGAGCAAAGATGAGGTGCAGAAGGTGTTTCACATCCTGGATAAAGACAAGAGCGGCTTCATTGAGGAGGATGAACTGAA ATTCGTCCTGAAGGGCTTTATCGAGGATGGCAGAGACCTGTCCGATAAAGAAACCAAGACACTCCTGGCTGCTGGAGATAAGGATGGGGATGGCAAAATTGGTGTCGAAG
- the PVALB gene encoding parvalbumin alpha isoform X1, which yields MAMTDLLSADDIKKAVGAFSAAESFNHKKFFELVGLKKKSKDEVQKVFHILDKDKSGFIEEDELKFVLKGFIEDGRDLSDKETKTLLAAGDKDGDGKIGVEEFTTLVAES from the exons ATGGCTATGACAGACTTGCTCAGCGCCGATGACATCAAGAAGGCTGTGGGGGCCTTTTCAG CCGCCGAATCCTTCAATCACAAGAAGTTTTTCGAGCTGGTGGGATTGAAGAAAAAGAGCAAAGATGAGGTGCAGAAGGTGTTTCACATCCTGGATAAAGACAAGAGCGGCTTCATTGAGGAGGATGAACTGAA ATTCGTCCTGAAGGGCTTTATCGAGGATGGCAGAGACCTGTCCGATAAAGAAACCAAGACACTCCTGGCTGCTGGAGATAAGGATGGGGATGGCAAAATTGGTGTCGAAG